The Lolium rigidum isolate FL_2022 chromosome 2, APGP_CSIRO_Lrig_0.1, whole genome shotgun sequence genomic interval TTTCTCCGTTCGTGATAGAACCGATTGTCAAGGGCTCGGGAGTAGGTTTCTGTTTGCATGAGTTTAGGTGGTAAATCATCAATACGGTTGGGCTTGGGAGTTGTCTTGCTTGCATCTGTATTGGATCTGTGCTATAGTGCCTGTTTTGAGGTTACTTGGGCATAGTTCGTGGGGCCATTATCTTCTAATTTTCTGATTGACCTCCTAGTCCTGATGCATGGATCAGTATCCTGATAATTCAAAAGAGAGAATCCCATTGACAGAAGCTAAAGGGTCAGTTAGGGTCTGGTAGGAAACCAACCAATGTGACTTATTATGGATATTATTTTGGACTCCCTGGCTCAGTTAGCCCTGTGCTTGACGGTGCCATCACTGGTTTGGGGCCTTCCGAAAGGAGTCTGCGACAATGTAAACGTATCTAAGGCTGTCATATGATGCCTGATAATCGAGCTGAGATCTGGTGGTTGGTTCATTTTCTGTCGGCTGTTGTCCTTCTAATTCTTCTTTAATGCTTGTAGATCTCCAAGATGGGGATCTTGTACATGGGGAGAACTTCAGTTTGTTTGCCGCAATGTCTGCATTGGAAGTAAGGACCGCACTGTTCCCCCTGCTCTTTTGGTGTGTTTAGACGCTTTTCTTTCTATTGTGTACACTGCAGAGCGAGTTTCGAAATGAGGATTTTGTGCGCACTGAATTATTTTACGCAACCAGTTCTTCCTATTCAGTTGACATGCAAGACATAGTAATTAATAACTAGCCGATAGATGCTTTTAGTGTTAGTTACATGAAACTTGAATATATTAGTTGCTTTATTGAATTGTAGATATGCAAGGTTGTTAAATGAGACTCGCACTTAAGTACTTTGATTTGGATTTTGGATATATGCCTTAAGCTTGGAATTACTCATGAATGATGAGTCTCACGGCAACTGTTCACGGGTCTGTAAACTTTCAAATGCATGATGACCAAGACAATTCTCAAAATTGTGATTATATATATTTGTATTACTTCAGGATATCGTGGTCTTATATGCCTGCTGAGTGGAGCATTTACCATTTAAAACGTTGGACGCCAATTTTATTACTTGATTATAGTTCTCAATTCTCAGTGTCTACTCCTTAATACAGATAATGGATCCTAAAATGGATTCTGGGATGGAGAGAAGCGGCTATTATTCCATCGAGGAAGCCATAGAAGATGGCATTGCCCCAGTTCCTCTTAGTTTCGACAAAACACTTGACATTCAACGCACCCTTGATGTCATCGATCATCTTTTCTCATGTGAGGTACTTCACTGCAATCTTGCATCAAATGTATTTAGGTGTTTAATTTACCTAAACTACTTTACCGGCATGCTTTATTTTTCAGGCAACATGGCACAAGGGTCACACTCTAGCACAAACCGTCTTCACATGTATCTACCTTGTCAAAATTGAGAGGATTGCATCGCATGCTGTTCTAAATAGCTTCTGCAGGATTTTGCGTGCTACGTGTAATGCTCTCATTTCTGTCGTTTCGACTGCCCGAACTCACGAGGTATTTTTCAGTTGGAAAATCTTATTGTCATTTCCCccttatttcatttatctgtcttAGACTCTGAATCTTGACATAACTTAGCTGGGCATGTGGGTttatgctactccctccggttcaaaacAATTGTCCAGAAATGGATGTATCTAGCATGTTTTAGTGTATATATACATCTGTTTttaggcaattattttgaaccggagggagtattatgttTCAGATACGAGTTGATACGTATTGTTTCTACTGAAATGCGGAGAATCCTATGCAGCACACATTGTCTCATGTCAGACTACCTCTTATGGGCTGAATATGTAATGCATAATTTTTCATCTTATATGTATAAATATTTCTGGAGAAATGCATTTGTGCTCTTTCTTCTACTACACCTAAAATGGAGATTGCAATCTGAGAGTGGTGGTATAACCTTAAAGAAACCCTCATTTTCATTGATTATCTATACCATATTTTTTCTTTACATTCCAGAGATCTGTCATGGTGAACTTCACCAGGAATGAATACAACCGCCTTTATTAGGCTGTGAGTCGGGTAGTTTGGTTGGTTCAGTGAATTAGGTTAGTGAGAGCCTATAAAAACAAAATTCACTGAACTTGAATTTAGTTTTCATCAACTGCCAACTGAAATGAAAAACAGACACTGAATTAACTGGCAATTCAGCATGTTTGGTTCGGTCTCCTGTTCTGGTTTTGGTTTTCCTGTGCTTTTGCTCAACCCATATGGGTAGCTCTGCTTGCTCTTTAGGGTTCTGTGTTGATTGGGCTGTGCTTAGATACCTCATAGGATGTGGCATGCACATGAAATGTCAATACTGTTTGGTCTTGCTATTATCAgacaaatttaaatatttttttttgtctgAGGCCCAATATTTTCACTTATCATCACATAAGGTATAATCCTACTTTTGTAGGAAGAAGACCTCTTTACAATGTCTTTTGGACTGGCTTTGAAAGATGAAGGTGATGACAAGTGCTTGTCAGTTCTGAACTCGGTTGAAGAGACAATATCTCGTCAGTTGCGTGCATGTAAATCCCAAGCATTGTCCAAGAAAAAGACACTAGAAGGTACTTGCATTCTCAATACATGTATCGTTTGATACAGTTAAATGTTTGTTATTTTGTattgtgtaaaatgtgttccttcTTATTAGTTTACTGAGGGCATGTTCGTCCGTTTAGTTTCAGCAGTACAGTTGAGGCTGCTGATACATTAAGTTTGCTAATAACAGGACAAATTGTAGTCTTTTACTAATATACACGAGGCATATACGCTTGTTTTTTTTTATTACAACTAGTTTTCGTTCAGTTTGGAAACTATGGAAACCGCTGATTAGTCTGCATCAAATTTATTTTGTATATGAAGTTTGTGAAGCTAAGTAGGTCCTTCATCTTAAAATACATGTACTTTAGTCTTTATATTgcaataaaaaataataaaagaaaaTTGGATGCTGAGCATTGGAATAAAAGTGAATTTAATGAACTACTTGGTAAATGCTTAGCATATCTTATTTGGACCTGTACAGTTTGAGGTTTTGTGTTATTAACTAGGTTACTTACTGCAGGTCTTGAATCCCTGCAGGATAATCCTGCTCTGGAAGAGGATTACTGCAGAGCGTTGTTATGCAGATTACGTTTTCGTAAGGTCTTAACCCATGTTTCCTTTTAAATTCTTTACTAAATTGTTCGGTCAATTTTTCAATGCAGAGAGTTCACATGTTTATGGTGATGTTGGTTCTCTATGTTTATGCTCTGTCATTGTGATAACACAGTAGTTCAAATTAAGCAATGTCAAGTCAAGTTAGAACCGATGATATCTAAATAAAATCCTGGACAACTGTCAGTGAGACAATGAGGTGGAACTGAAATGGCAATGAATTGAGTAGCAACCCTCAATTTTCTACTTAAAATTTTCTgtgagagggggagggggagggggcagAGAGTTTGTTGTGCATAACTGCATATACACCACTTTACCCATTATATGCATTGATTgcaattgttgtattgttacttaAACCAAATGTtatgttgtactccctccgttccaaattagtTGTCGCAGCTTTGGTCTAGATACGCATGTGCAAATGAAGACCACTAAGATGTTTGTTGTGCATAATTGCATATACACCACTTTACCCATTATATGCGTTGATTgcaattgttgtattgttacttaAACCAAATGTtatgttgtactccctccgttccaaattagtTGTTGCAGCTTTGGTATGGATATGCATGTGCAAATAAAGACCACTAAGATTAATCGTGGGTGGGAACTAATTTGGAACGGAGTACTTAATAGGGAACGGTGCAAATAAAGACAACTAATATTAATCCTGGGTGGTCATTTCTGAAATTGATGCATAAGAGGGGTTTCCATCGATTTCTAAATGTAGTCACACTTCTGTATGGCTGTGTAGCATTTCtacatgtcattgtgtgaatgaggaAACCTCATACACATGGTTTTTAAGGCGTCGCTTAGTCTTCGCCTAGGTGACGTGTGGAGTCAGAGCGCCCGGCAACGTCAAGGCGTCGTGCTCGCCTTAGATTCTTGTCTAAGGCGTCCGATTTGGTGCTTTGAGGCGTCGTCAAGGCGAGAAGGCGTCGCTCTGGCCGAATTTAGACGCCATGGACAAGCTCGAGCAGGAAAACGAGCAAGCGAGCGGGAACACAGAAATTCGGCGGGATGGGAGGGAAATTGGGGGCCAGAGAGAGGGAAATATAGGGGAACGAGAGAGGAGAACAGACCGGTCACAGAATCGAATAGATTGAGTGAGAGAGAGGAGCTCTCTCCTCAGGCGGCCAGCTCCTTCTCCGCCAGATCTCCTCTGAGGTGCCAAGACCAAGAGGGGGGCGGCTTCTTCGTCGCGGATGATAGGGGTAGGTGGGAACTGGGAGGGGTCGCCGCCGGTTGGGTCGCCTCCGACTGGCTGCAGGGGAGGCGGCTGCAGGCTGCTTCGTTGGGAAGAGGTAGGGACGAGTGGAAAGTGAAACAGGAGCGGTTGCAATGTTGCATAGTGGACTCGTGGTAGGGTTAGGCATATCTGGGCTGGGCCGCTCCTATAGATGGCTGTCTATGAATAAGGCGTCGCCTCGCTTTCATTGGTTTCTGACTGTTTTCATCTTTTCGTGGTTATACAGCATTTCCACCATGTTGTTACGTGCATGAGGAGACCAAATGGAAGAGGATTGGATTTGGCTCGCAAGCATATTACATCATGCTTGACTGAGCTTAGCTTGATGCTGAAGTCTCAAGAGTTCCTTAAGTCTCAGTCTGACATTACATTGCATCAAGGTGATGCAAGCTGCACCACTGCATCAGGTTGCTGCCCTATTGGCTTTGATGTCAGCTTAAACAGCAGACTTCTGAGTCCAGCACCACCACGTGCTGTTGAAATACTTGCCTGGGGCGATGTAAGTTCACAGTGGTGACCTAATTACAATTTAAACTTTTATATTACAGAATTATTTCTATATGCTCCTTCTCAACTTCATAATCATTCTTGTAACTACATTGTGACAGGCAATTAGGTACTTTGAGAAGCTTCTGCATGATCTAGATATCATTTGTGCTTTATCGCTTGATCCTGTGCTTGAGAATGTGCTTCAATTCATTGCACAGTTCCAAAAATCCATACCCGATTTGGTTCCTAGAGCATTTCTTCAGGTGGGTTACACTTAATATTCTTCAATGACCTTCTGTATCATAGGTGTGTGAGTATGACTCATCTGCCATTATTGTCTTAGTAGCTGCTTGTAGTTTGCGCTATTGGTACAGTATCTCCTTGATAGAAATTTCTGCTACATACAATCATGACTAATGTCTGTCTGCTATGTGGATATTGAAAAGGTTTTGTACTTTCTATCATCTATGTATGACATTTGTTTTTCCCTTGTATATATGTATATGAACTATTCATTAGATGGCTGCACAAATTAGGTTTTAAGCCATTTCTTTCTTTGGTTGTGGAGTATGTAAAATGTTGTAGTTATGCAGCTAACAGTACTCCTGATTTGGTATCTCATTTAGTATGATATGTTAAGTTCGACTTTCTGAGTGTCACGAGTCTAAACAGTTGTAGAAGTTATCATAGCAAAAGACGTGAGCGGTGTTTTGGCTCCTTGGAGCATATGCTCGGATGAACTGTAAAGTCATTATTTGTTTTTAGAAAAATCAATAATTGACTATATACATGTCCGGCTCTCATCTATGTGCAAAATTTCATGAAGAAAGGACATATGTTGTGCCCTCAGCGAAAAAAACAAAACCGGGTGCTCTGAAAATGCAATTTTGGAagcacaaatttttttttttcgcACAGGCCACAAAACTTATCTTTTTTCCATGGAAATTTACATGTACGTATAGGGCATGGACATGTACATGTGTATTTTTTTGTCAGTTTTTATATATATTAAGAACATCATTTGTTTCAtcttgggagcatatgctcttggCTGCCGATTTGCATAGCCACCAACTACTTTTACTTATTTTTAACAGACATGTTGCTTAGCTACTTTTTGCACATACCCATCCATCTTTCTTTCTGTCTTATGGCCCTATCATATTTTGTAGTAGATTGCTACCTCAGAACATTTTTTTCCTTTACAGATTGATCCCTCGGTGGTATAGAAATAGCTCTGCGATTTTCTTACTTCAATAAGGCTTTTGTTTATTCCCGATAGCTGGCCCATCTTTTGTTCCATAGGTTTACTCTTGTAAAATTATATAAATTTCCTCATCTTCCTGTTCAATTTAAATTCATTGAGTTATGTTATACTTCATTCACCGTTTCCCTCTTATATACATTAACAATGATGCAAAAATTCATTGAAGCAGACTTTATTGATTCAAGATGGCAAGCTTTATGGGAGAGACTTGATTTGTGATGTGATTTCAAGGGCTTTATCATTGCCGGACATTGTAGGAGATAAGGAATTCCAGACAAATGAATTTGTAGTGCAGCTAGGTCAGGTCAGCCGCCAATTATTCCTTTTTTAGCCTTCACGTCATAATCATTCCATGGTTATTCCTCATGTAGTCACAGTGTCATACAAAATATCCATCTGGAGTTTCTTGTGTATCTTTGATTAAGTGTGTTAATGCCCTTGTAGTTGGTTTTCAATTTGCTCAAAATTCTCTGTACAAACACTGCATGGCAACGGCGCAAGCTTGGGAAGAGCTTGCAGGATTGGAGTACCATTTCCATACAGGTTTGTTATGCAAGTATTTTTTACTTTATCTCTTTTGGTGTTTGCATTGGTACGCATTAATGCTGTCTTCTTGCTTCTCTTTTTAACCTTGGAAAATACACTTGGGCTTGTATTAAATCAATGTATAAAGTTTGGATAACACCTGCTATAGATCAGCATCATCACACAGGGAGGGCACTGTCCAATCCACACACGCTCACTGAACTCACAATTCCCTAGCCTAGCCAGTTAATGAGCAACTTGGTTACCTGAACGGTTCACCTTTGAAACCAAGAAATTCTGGCAAAAGGAGCAAATTAATGGCATCCTTTACTATCCATGAAATCTTGTATTCTTATCTTCTTTGCTAGAAACATAATtattatactacctctgtccataaatagacaaatctcagacatctatttataaacggagggagtataacagTGCAGTGTGCTGATTAATTAAACTAAGGCCGCAACAAGAAAACAAGTTCTCACCAAGGTAATGCCAGCGCCCAGCAGTAAGCTGTTTGAGCCACGTCTTTCATGGAACTACCATCTTTGATGCCAGCACGGTGGCATTTCTCATGTAAATAGTTTTAAGTGACACCATCACGGGTTTtaccttaatagtaaagatttaggGCTTATGATTATGATAGCTTGACCCTTGCTCATGTCTAGTTCTTGCACTATAATGCTTTCTGCCTGTACATATTGCAGTTGGAGCTTGCATTGAAAAGAGAGTTTGGTGAAACCAGAAATGTCTTGGCCCATGAGGTATCTCTGATGTAACTGTGCGCTGTAATAATAACTAGTTGTAATATAATCTGCATGCTTAAAATTGTTTTCGTTGATGGCGCAGAACATCTGCATGAGAGTATCAAAGCAACTACTTGTTTGGTCTCAAGAACAGACATACTGGATTGCttctcggtttctcatattgGGTTTTGAGCTTGACCTGTATTCTCCGAGTGAATACTGTATGGTGTACTGGTACATGCATGTTGCGTTTATAAAGCTGATAGAGAAGATGCAGTTACGAATCCTTGCTAGCAACGAAAACGGTAAGTTACTATGTCTATTCAGTATTATCTTAGATTCTTAATATTTTGATTAGATTTGCAATTAGATAATGTGCTTGTAGATTTAAAAAATCTAGCAGAGTTTTTGATACTCCCTCTGTATGTGTTTACAAGGCCACTGCCCAAAATATATTTTCTACATATACAAGGCCAATATCTCTTCCCGAGAAAAAATGATTAGATTTTTACCTCGTACGATGATGTTTATTGGTGTGAGCACTGCATGCAGCCATAGAGAAAAGAGACCACATGCAACATGTTCAGTTAGCCCAAAATGCGAGAGGTTTTCCAAAGGATTAATCCTGCTATTTATTAGTTGCCTTTGCTTTCTTGGTATCTGAAAAATAAGATAGTGGTCTTGTATacaaaaacggagggagtattataaaaAGGACCATACATTATTCTGAATGTCTTAGCCTCTTAGGAGATATGTCAACACCTTGATGGTTCGAGTTGCATGTTATCTCTTGCTGCTTCATGTCGTCTTCCTTTTAGGATCCATTTGGAAAACTAGTGAGAATTAAGAAAAATAACAAAACTGCGGGAGGATAGATTGCAAAATTCTGACGGGAGACAGTTTAGCTAAATAATCATACATTGCTATCCAGAAGCTGAAAAGAAAATAAACAGAATGATATACGTAAGTGCATGAAGTCAAAACATCCTATTTTGGGGGTCTATTTAGTGATAGTATGCATATACTAGTTATTCATGGTAACATCAGTGTGAATAAAATTACTCCTCTGGCCCTAAATGTTGCACGTTCAGtgaatctagacatattttagcatACATTTTGCCAAAATCTGCGACAAGTATTTAGGGCTGGAGGGAGTATTTTAATTTTATCTTCACTTCATTTTTATAAAATGGCATGCCGTTTTTTTTCAATATGTCTCAATTAATAGATTGTTGTCTAATTTGTACTTACCGTTATTTTTTTGGGGGAATATTCCTATTTCTGGTTCAGCACGtagaaaagggaaaaagaagaagGATCATTCAAAGGACTCCGGACGAGATGCAGCATTTCCAGCTTCATGTTTATTGCTTCAGTGCTATGTTTTACTATCAGAAGGACTCTCAATGGTACACATGGCTACTACAATACCTCATCTCCATAAAATCCAGAGCATATATTTTAATACTAATGTTCCTCTTTGCATCTAAACAATATTTTTCTTGGTAATGCAGTTGCTGGCTGCCCTGAGGAACGAAAGCAAGTCATTCCAGTTACC includes:
- the LOC124693404 gene encoding N-alpha-acetyltransferase 35, NatC auxiliary subunit-like, giving the protein MEASSSSAGPPPPPPPPSIPPSSDQGVWADASQLVAAACADLQDGDLVHGENFSLFAAMSALEIMDPKMDSGMERSGYYSIEEAIEDGIAPVPLSFDKTLDIQRTLDVIDHLFSCEATWHKGHTLAQTVFTCIYLVKIERIASHAVLNSFCRILRATCNALISVVSTARTHEEEDLFTMSFGLALKDEGDDKCLSVLNSVEETISRQLRACKSQALSKKKTLEGLESLQDNPALEEDYCRALLCRLRFRKHFHHVVTCMRRPNGRGLDLARKHITSCLTELSLMLKSQEFLKSQSDITLHQGDASCTTASGCCPIGFDVSLNSRLLSPAPPRAVEILAWGDAIRYFEKLLHDLDIICALSLDPVLENVLQFIAQFQKSIPDLVPRAFLQTLLIQDGKLYGRDLICDVISRALSLPDIVGDKEFQTNEFVVQLGQLVFNLLKILCTNTAWQRRKLGKSLQDWSTISIQLELALKREFGETRNVLAHENICMRVSKQLLVWSQEQTYWIASRFLILGFELDLYSPSEYCMVYWYMHVAFIKLIEKMQLRILASNENARRKGKKKKDHSKDSGRDAAFPASCLLLQCYVLLSEGLSMLLAALRNESKSFQLPSIFNSEQERFMQHFDLLQKARIPEGITYYSFKEAAAQAHMADVMKYNFFKEIQKIIPSLKGSFAGDLEKLAEIRQIEQVAEHNRIALNIINHVGAGDPSLRVSFEFTHHPHFAVAVVKRS